One part of the Bacteroidales bacterium genome encodes these proteins:
- a CDS encoding translation initiation factor IF-3 gives MKRQDKDNKFLINEQIRYKLVRIVGDNIDNQGVVSIEEARKMAENLELDLVLISDKADPPICRIIDFQKFLYQQKKKQKEIRANTQRVVVKEIRFGPNTDEHDYNFKLKHAQNFLEDGSKVKAYVFFKGRSILFKEQGEILLLRFAQDLEEIGKVEQLPKLEGKRMTIFITPKSAKKK, from the coding sequence ATTAAAAGGCAAGATAAGGACAACAAGTTCCTGATTAACGAACAGATCAGATATAAACTTGTCCGTATTGTAGGTGATAATATTGACAACCAAGGCGTTGTTTCTATTGAAGAGGCCAGGAAGATGGCCGAAAACCTTGAACTTGATTTAGTCCTTATTTCAGATAAGGCTGATCCCCCTATTTGTAGGATTATCGATTTTCAGAAATTCCTTTATCAACAGAAAAAGAAACAAAAGGAAATTCGAGCAAACACCCAACGGGTTGTGGTTAAAGAAATTCGATTTGGTCCCAATACGGATGAGCATGATTATAATTTTAAGCTAAAACATGCTCAGAATTTTTTGGAAGATGGATCAAAGGTAAAAGCTTACGTGTTTTTCAAAGGTCGTTCAATTTTATTTAAGGAACAAGGGGAAATTCTTTTACTGAGATTTGCTCAGGATTTAGAGGAGATTGGGAAGGTTGAGCAGTTACCTAAACTTGAAGGAAAAAGGATGACAATTTTTATAACTCCAAAATCTGCTAAGAAGAAATAG
- the rpmI gene encoding 50S ribosomal protein L35, translated as MPKIKTNSGAKKRFSLTGTGKIKRKHAYKSHILTKKETKQKRNLTHMGLVHKTDANRVKIMLGLK; from the coding sequence ATGCCGAAAATTAAGACAAATTCCGGAGCAAAGAAGAGATTTTCTTTAACCGGTACTGGGAAAATCAAAAGGAAACATGCTTACAAAAGTCACATCCTTACTAAAAAGGAAACCAAACAGAAAAGAAACCTAACTCATATGGGTTTGGTTCACAAAACCGATGCGAATCGTGTTAAAATTATGCTTGGACTTAAGTAA
- the rplT gene encoding 50S ribosomal protein L20: MPRSVNAVASRRRRKKILEQTKGNFLGRRNVYTVAKNTLEKGLGYAYRDRKKKKSEFRALWIQRINAAVRLYGMSYSEFIGQVNKKGIAINRKTLADLAMNEPEAFKKIVDSVK, translated from the coding sequence ATGCCACGTTCAGTAAACGCCGTTGCATCAAGAAGAAGAAGAAAAAAAATTCTTGAGCAAACAAAAGGAAACTTCCTGGGACGCAGGAATGTTTACACAGTAGCAAAAAATACCCTTGAGAAAGGTTTAGGCTACGCTTACCGCGATCGTAAGAAGAAAAAATCAGAATTTCGTGCTCTTTGGATTCAACGTATTAATGCTGCCGTAAGACTTTATGGTATGTCATACTCAGAATTCATCGGTCAAGTTAATAAAAAAGGAATTGCTATTAATCGCAAGACTCTAGCCGATTTAGCAATGAACGAACCTGAAGCATTCAAGAAAATTGTTGATTCCGTAA